The Oleidesulfovibrio alaskensis DSM 16109 DNA window GGAATCTACCTGCTCCATACTCCGATAATTCTCAAAGCCGTATCCATGGCTGTGAACCGACTGGTCACCATACCTCTGCTTTCATTCACACTCATCACATGCGGTGTTGTACTGGCAAGCGTGACGGCAATCCCGCTGTTGCGCCGGTTGCCGGCGGGACACCTGCTGCTGGGCGAATATCCACCGGCAAAAAAGCAGGCCGGCCCCCCGACGCCGCGTTCCCGCAGAGAGCCGCAAAGCAACCGGTCCGTTTAAACATGAACAACGCCCCACCAAAAGCGCGGCCCTGACGCCACGGGTAACACCGGCGGGGCCCCGCACAGAGTTCCGTAGAGGACATACCGCCTGCAAAGACGGTCAGAAGCCCGCTCCGCGCAGTTCCTTCCGCAATAACGCCGCTATGCTTTCCCGCTGCGGGACATTACCGTGATGCACAACCCGTCCGTCAATAACCAGCACAGGGGTCATCAGAAAGCCCGCAGCAGCGGCTGCCAGACGGCACGGTTCCAGCGCCCGGTCAAGTTCCGGCGACCAGCGGTCCGCCGGACGCAAGGCCACCTTTCCGGACGGTCCCGCCGCCAGACGGTATACTTCTTCCCAGTCCATATGAATATCCGCAGCTGAGGCCACATGTCCGGCTGTACCTATGCGGCAGCGCAGTGCATCACCCAGCTGTACCGCCTCCGGAGCATCAAAGGCACAGTGACGCAACACCCAGTTCCCTCCTTCCGGGGCCTCCTGCTGCAGCAGCAGTCCCAGCAGGTCACAGCGCGGGCAAGGCGGCTCTGTTCCGATTACAAGTATATCCACAGTTTTTTTCATTATTCAGCCTTCCCTCGGCAAATTTGCGCACATGTTTCCCCGCAGGGCATACCATGTCAACAGGACAGGCAGACTGCTGTCTCGGGTGCAGATCAAAATCCGGACTGAAATAAACGGAAACCACGCATGCGGAAGACGCCTGCAGCGACATTCCGGTGGCCGACCGGCACCAGCGCGGCGCAAAAGAGGCAGGAAACGAAGACGACCCTTGAGTCAGATAAGGCCTTCTTTCAGGTCGTCGGAGGATTCAGCGGTTATTCGTAAGGATACCCGTTGCCGAATTCTCCGGCGCGGGGGTTGGGATACTGGCGTTCCGCAATCAGTTTCTGTATGCCCTGAGACCGGTCTGTCCAGTGCATGTGCAGAAACTGCTCAGCCTTATGGCTCATAGGATGTTCAAGCCAGTCCTTGTACAGTTTGATTACCTGCGGGTTGTCCTGCGATGCCCGATGCACAAACGTTTTGTCCGCAGCGTAGACACTGTTTATGCGGTCGGTCATATACTCTTTAACCTGCTTGACCGCTGCCAATGCCTTTCCGGTAAAGCGGATACCAACAATTGCAGCGCCGCAGGCCATGCAGCCGGCTTTCAGAAACTGACGACGGGTGAATGCAGCAATACTCATTTCATCCTCCTATGCCTTGCTGGACGACATTCTGTTCAGACGCTCTTTGAGTCCGGCAAAGGTTCTGGAAACTTTGCGGTCCATAGCTTCCAGTACTCCGGGCATCACAGGCTGACCGCCACCGCAGACACATCCTCCGGGGCAGGCCATAAACTCGATGAAATGCCACGGGCTTTTCCCTGTCTTAATCACCTCGCATACTTCCGCAAAACGCTTTGCTCCGTGAACCACCGCCACGTTTATCTTTGCATCGCCAATGGTGACAGTACCTTCTTTGATACCGTTCAGGCCGCGAACCATCGTAAAATCCCAGCTCGACGGTTTTTTGCCGGTCACAGCCTCGTAGGCATAACGCAAAGCCGCTTCCATAACACCGCCGGATACACCGAAAATCGTGGCTCCACCGGTGGAATCACCCATCAACGTGTCCCGCTTGCCGTCCGGCAGAGCGGCGAAATCAATGCCTGCCTTTTTTATCATGTAGGCCAGTTCGCGGGTGTCTATGGTTGCGTCAATGTCTTTGTAGCCGCTGGACCACAGGTCCGCGCGCATGCCCTCATACTTTTTAGCGGTACAGGGCATAATGGAAACCGTATAAACCTTGGACCGATCATATTTCATCACATCCGGTCCATACGTTTTGGCCAGTGCGCCCATCATCCCGATGGGAGATTTGCAGCTTGAAAGATGCGGGAACAACTCAGGATAAAAGCTTTCCACATATTTGTGCCAGCCGGGGCAGCAAGAGGTAAACTGAGGAAGCGGCTTGTCAATCTGCCCTGTAAGGCGTTTGACAAACTCGGTGCCTTCTTCCCATATGGTGACATCTGCAGTGAACTCATTGTCCCATACGTGGTCAAAGCCCAGCATCTGCAAAGCTGTCAGCATCTTTCCCGTGGTTACCGTGCCCACCGGCATGCCGAAACATTCTCCAAGCCCATACCGGACAGCAGGAGCCGGCATGGCGATTACCTTGATCTCCGGATCTTTGATTTTTTCACTCAGCTCCCGAACCCAGGACTGCACCTCGTAAATGGCTCCGACAGGGCAATGAGTAAGACACTGCCCGCAATTGATGCAGATTTCTTCATGAGGAATACTATGCGCACTCCCGGTATCGCCAAATATGGCGCCCGTCGGGCAATACTCCTGACAGGTATCGCAGCCGATACATTTTTCCGGATCAATCTGGATGAAAAAAAGTTCATCCGGATTCGCTCGCGGGTCAGGCGACTGATCCACATACTGAATCTTTTCCATTTCAACCAAGTTCATAGCTACCTCCGTCTATTATAAGGGGATTTCCACGGCGTACCAAAAGCCGAAGAATACCATTGGAACCTAG harbors:
- a CDS encoding thioredoxin family protein, which gives rise to MDILVIGTEPPCPRCDLLGLLLQQEAPEGGNWVLRHCAFDAPEAVQLGDALRCRIGTAGHVASAADIHMDWEEVYRLAAGPSGKVALRPADRWSPELDRALEPCRLAAAAAGFLMTPVLVIDGRVVHHGNVPQRESIAALLRKELRGAGF
- a CDS encoding iron hydrogenase small subunit, whose translation is MSIAAFTRRQFLKAGCMACGAAIVGIRFTGKALAAVKQVKEYMTDRINSVYAADKTFVHRASQDNPQVIKLYKDWLEHPMSHKAEQFLHMHWTDRSQGIQKLIAERQYPNPRAGEFGNGYPYE
- a CDS encoding [FeFe] hydrogenase, group A; amino-acid sequence: MNLVEMEKIQYVDQSPDPRANPDELFFIQIDPEKCIGCDTCQEYCPTGAIFGDTGSAHSIPHEEICINCGQCLTHCPVGAIYEVQSWVRELSEKIKDPEIKVIAMPAPAVRYGLGECFGMPVGTVTTGKMLTALQMLGFDHVWDNEFTADVTIWEEGTEFVKRLTGQIDKPLPQFTSCCPGWHKYVESFYPELFPHLSSCKSPIGMMGALAKTYGPDVMKYDRSKVYTVSIMPCTAKKYEGMRADLWSSGYKDIDATIDTRELAYMIKKAGIDFAALPDGKRDTLMGDSTGGATIFGVSGGVMEAALRYAYEAVTGKKPSSWDFTMVRGLNGIKEGTVTIGDAKINVAVVHGAKRFAEVCEVIKTGKSPWHFIEFMACPGGCVCGGGQPVMPGVLEAMDRKVSRTFAGLKERLNRMSSSKA